The Humidesulfovibrio mexicanus genome window below encodes:
- the groES gene encoding co-chaperone GroES, with amino-acid sequence MKLKPLNDRVLVKRLESEEVTSGGIIIPDSAKEKPQKGQVVAAGPGKLDDKGSLVKMAVKAGDVVLFTKYAGTEIKIDGVEHLVLREDDILAIVEK; translated from the coding sequence ATGAAGTTGAAGCCCCTCAATGACCGTGTTCTGGTGAAGCGCCTGGAGTCCGAGGAAGTGACCTCCGGCGGCATCATCATCCCCGACAGCGCCAAAGAGAAGCCCCAGAAGGGCCAGGTGGTGGCCGCCGGCCCCGGCAAGCTGGACGACAAGGGCTCCCTGGTCAAGATGGCCGTGAAGGCCGGAGACGTGGTGCTGTTCACCAAGTACGCGGGCACCGAGATCAAGATCGACGGCGTTGAGCACTTGGTGCTGCGCGAGGACGACATCCTCGCCATCGTCGAGAAATAG
- the groL gene encoding chaperonin GroEL (60 kDa chaperone family; promotes refolding of misfolded polypeptides especially under stressful conditions; forms two stacked rings of heptamers to form a barrel-shaped 14mer; ends can be capped by GroES; misfolded proteins enter the barrel where they are refolded when GroES binds) encodes MAKEIIFDAKAREKLKIGVDKLANAVKVTLGPKGRNVVIDRSFGSPLITKDGVTVAKEIELEDKFENMGAQMVKEVASKTSDVAGDGTTTATILAQGIFSEGVKLVAAGRNPMAIKRGIDKAVEAITAELGKMAKPTRDQKEIAQVGTISANNDATIGNIIAEAMSKVGKEGVITVEEAKGLETTLDVVEGMQFDRGYLSPYFVTNPEKMTCEMSDPLILICEKKISSMKDMLPVLEQVAKMSKPLVIISEDIEGEALATLVVNKLRGTLNVAAVKAPGFGDRRKAMLQDIAILTGGTCISEDLGVKLESATVNDLGQAKRVVIDKESCTIVDGKGQKADITARVKQIRAELDETSSSYDKEKLQERLAKIVGGVAVIHVGAATETEMKEKKARVEDALNATRAAVEEGIVPGGGVALVRSQKVLEKVKAVDDDEEAGIDIIRRAIEVPLRSISANAGFEGSIVVEKVKDGKDGFGFNAGTGVYEDLIKAGVIDPKKVTRIALQNASSVAGLLLTTECAIADKPEPKGAAPAMPGGMGGMGGMGGMGGMY; translated from the coding sequence ATGGCCAAAGAGATCATTTTCGACGCCAAGGCGCGTGAGAAGCTGAAGATCGGCGTGGACAAGCTGGCCAACGCCGTCAAGGTCACCCTGGGTCCCAAGGGCCGCAACGTGGTCATCGACCGCAGCTTCGGCTCCCCGCTCATCACCAAGGACGGCGTGACCGTGGCCAAGGAGATCGAGCTTGAGGACAAGTTCGAGAACATGGGCGCCCAGATGGTGAAGGAAGTCGCCTCCAAGACCTCCGATGTGGCCGGCGACGGCACCACCACCGCCACCATCCTGGCCCAGGGCATCTTCTCCGAGGGCGTGAAGCTCGTGGCCGCCGGCCGCAACCCCATGGCCATCAAGCGCGGCATCGACAAGGCCGTGGAGGCCATCACCGCGGAGCTGGGCAAAATGGCCAAGCCCACCCGCGACCAGAAGGAAATCGCCCAGGTCGGCACCATCTCCGCCAACAACGACGCCACCATCGGCAACATCATCGCCGAGGCCATGAGCAAGGTCGGCAAGGAAGGCGTCATCACCGTCGAGGAAGCCAAGGGCCTGGAGACCACCCTGGACGTGGTGGAAGGCATGCAGTTCGACCGCGGCTACCTCTCCCCCTACTTCGTCACCAACCCGGAGAAGATGACCTGCGAGATGAGCGATCCGCTGATCCTCATCTGCGAGAAGAAGATCTCCTCCATGAAGGACATGCTGCCCGTGCTGGAGCAGGTGGCCAAGATGAGCAAGCCGCTTGTGATCATCAGCGAGGACATCGAGGGCGAGGCCCTGGCCACCCTGGTGGTCAACAAGCTGCGCGGCACCCTGAACGTGGCCGCCGTCAAGGCCCCCGGCTTCGGCGACCGCCGCAAGGCCATGCTCCAGGACATCGCCATCCTGACCGGCGGCACGTGCATCTCCGAAGACCTGGGCGTGAAGCTTGAGAGCGCCACCGTGAACGACCTGGGCCAGGCCAAGCGCGTGGTCATCGACAAGGAATCCTGCACCATCGTGGACGGCAAGGGCCAGAAGGCCGACATCACCGCCCGCGTGAAGCAGATCCGCGCCGAGCTCGACGAGACCAGCTCCAGCTACGACAAGGAAAAGCTCCAGGAGCGCCTGGCCAAGATCGTTGGCGGCGTTGCCGTCATCCATGTCGGCGCCGCCACCGAGACCGAGATGAAGGAGAAGAAGGCCCGCGTGGAAGACGCGCTGAACGCCACCCGCGCGGCCGTCGAGGAAGGCATCGTGCCCGGCGGCGGAGTGGCCCTGGTGCGCAGCCAGAAGGTGCTTGAGAAGGTGAAGGCCGTGGACGACGACGAAGAGGCCGGCATCGACATCATCCGCCGCGCCATCGAGGTGCCCCTGCGCTCCATTTCCGCCAACGCGGGCTTCGAAGGCTCCATCGTGGTGGAGAAGGTCAAGGACGGCAAGGACGGCTTCGGCTTCAACGCCGGCACCGGCGTCTACGAAGACCTCATCAAGGCCGGCGTCATCGACCCCAAGAAGGTGACCCGCATCGCCCTGCAGAACGCCTCCTCCGTGGCGGGCCTGCTCCTCACCACCGAATGCGCCATCGCCGACAAGCCCGAGCCCAAGGGCGCCGCTCCGGCCATGCCCGGCGGCATGGGCGGCATGGGCGGCATGGGCGGAATGGGCGGCATGTACTAG
- the lepB gene encoding signal peptidase I yields MHVTVLPRRDGGSAGPPSSPRKPWLAALASFLLPGLGQLYNGRFRKGAGLLCLAAAWQLLGIGAVETFRWWLSSLAGYLLLSLYAAWEALRTARRLTHFVPGPRNSLPVYLGAVALMATAAIAAGQAERWAFPIFAVAQTSMRPTLRSGDRLRCQALRPRDIVRRGQLVVFEYPSEHSLIFVKRVVGLPGEVVEVADGSVYVNGDPIDEGYYAMRGPGRKSLDMPPARLAPDEYYVMGDNRYASFDSRSFGPVNRARMLATPLYVIFSRDDFGRVYWDRIGLPAR; encoded by the coding sequence AGCCCGCGCAAGCCTTGGCTGGCGGCGCTGGCCTCTTTCCTGTTGCCTGGCCTGGGACAGCTGTACAACGGCCGTTTCCGCAAGGGCGCGGGTCTGCTGTGCCTGGCCGCGGCCTGGCAGCTGTTGGGCATCGGCGCGGTGGAAACCTTTCGCTGGTGGCTGTCGTCCCTTGCGGGCTATCTGCTTCTTTCCCTGTACGCCGCCTGGGAGGCCTTGCGCACGGCCCGCAGGCTCACGCATTTCGTCCCCGGCCCCAGGAACAGCCTTCCGGTCTATCTGGGGGCCGTGGCGCTCATGGCCACGGCGGCCATCGCGGCCGGGCAGGCGGAGCGCTGGGCCTTCCCCATCTTCGCCGTGGCCCAGACCTCCATGCGGCCCACCCTGCGCTCCGGCGACCGCCTGCGCTGCCAGGCCTTGCGCCCGCGCGACATTGTCCGGCGCGGACAGCTGGTGGTGTTCGAGTACCCCTCCGAGCACTCGCTGATCTTTGTCAAGCGTGTGGTGGGCCTGCCGGGCGAGGTGGTGGAGGTGGCCGACGGGTCGGTGTACGTCAACGGCGATCCCATCGACGAGGGCTACTACGCCATGCGCGGGCCGGGCAGGAAGAGCCTGGACATGCCCCCGGCGCGCCTGGCCCCGGACGAGTATTACGTCATGGGCGACAACAGATACGCCTCCTTCGACTCCCGCAGCTTCGGCCCGGTGAACCGGGCGCGGATGCTGGCCACGCCCCTTTATGTGATCTTCTCCCGGGACGATTTCGGCCGCGTCTACTGGGACCGCATCGGCCTGCCCGCCAGATAG